Proteins encoded by one window of Xylella fastidiosa:
- a CDS encoding DUF6776 family protein yields the protein MSLRWILLVVFWLVSLALTWGVASHSVVPHLAETEAQLRQSRQIQASQTHQIQKLQQRQINLEISDQISRAANVDIQSLLAERDEQIAALRADVAFYERLVGATAQRKGLNTHSIEFVRKPSGVWDYNVVLTQNLNRGAISQGQLRFSVDGVRVGKLTTISWNDLHQKTDVPGQPYSFRYFQQLQGSVMLPLDFTPQRVKISLVGQGMSVTQTFDWKLAANSIGE from the coding sequence ATGTCTTTGCGTTGGATCCTGTTGGTGGTGTTTTGGTTGGTTTCATTAGCTTTGACATGGGGGGTGGCCAGCCATTCAGTCGTACCACATTTGGCTGAGACCGAGGCACAACTGCGACAGTCACGCCAGATCCAAGCTTCTCAGACGCATCAGATCCAAAAATTGCAGCAACGCCAGATCAATCTTGAGATATCCGATCAAATCAGCCGCGCAGCTAATGTCGATATCCAATCATTGCTTGCAGAACGTGACGAACAGATTGCTGCGTTACGTGCTGACGTAGCGTTTTACGAGCGGCTAGTTGGCGCGACTGCGCAGCGCAAAGGGTTGAATACACATTCGATTGAGTTTGTGCGAAAGCCCAGCGGGGTTTGGGATTACAATGTAGTACTGACACAGAATCTCAATCGTGGTGCAATAAGCCAGGGCCAGTTACGTTTCTCTGTAGATGGTGTCCGTGTAGGCAAGCTGACCACGATAAGCTGGAACGATTTGCACCAGAAAACCGATGTCCCGGGACAGCCTTATTCATTCCGTTATTTCCAGCAGTTGCAAGGCAGTGTGATGTTGCCGCTGGATTTCACCCCACAGCGTGTAAAAATATCCCTTGTTGGTCAAGGAATGTCTGTTACACAAACTTTCGATTGGAAGCTTGCCGCTAACAGTATTGGAGAATAG
- a CDS encoding bactofilin family protein, with translation MFGNKSNRSDRNVVDTLIGPQAVITGDISFSGVLYVEGNIFGKVIADEGVSATLVVAEKGRIDGEVRAPVIVINGRLDGDVYAADRVELGGGACVHGNVHYKVVEMRVGAQLTGSLIHTNNQAALPPPDEPLSTLELETSVAAGP, from the coding sequence ATGTTTGGAAATAAGTCCAACCGTAGTGATCGTAATGTCGTCGATACTTTGATTGGTCCGCAAGCAGTGATAACTGGTGATATCAGCTTCAGCGGAGTTTTATATGTGGAAGGGAATATATTTGGCAAAGTGATTGCCGATGAAGGCGTATCAGCAACCTTAGTCGTTGCCGAAAAGGGGCGGATTGATGGCGAAGTCCGCGCCCCGGTGATTGTGATCAATGGCAGGCTTGATGGCGATGTTTATGCGGCTGATCGAGTTGAGCTGGGCGGCGGCGCGTGCGTCCATGGCAATGTGCATTACAAAGTTGTGGAGATGCGTGTTGGTGCGCAGTTGACTGGAAGCTTGATACATACTAATAACCAAGCTGCCTTGCCGCCTCCAGATGAACCCTTGTCAACGCTGGAATTAGAGACATCTGTTGCAGCAGGTCCTTGA
- the erpA gene encoding iron-sulfur cluster insertion protein ErpA yields MTMLISLPTAPSVPNYQSLERPLNFTMAAAAKVRELIQEENNADLALRVYIQGGGCSGFQYGFEFDENRADDDLALETDGVVLLVDPLSLQYLLGAEVDYTESLTGAKFVIRNPNAKTTCGCGSSFSV; encoded by the coding sequence ATGACTATGCTCATTTCTTTGCCCACGGCACCATCAGTGCCTAACTATCAGTCGCTGGAGCGTCCATTGAATTTCACTATGGCTGCAGCAGCCAAAGTCCGTGAATTGATACAGGAAGAGAACAACGCCGATTTGGCGTTGCGTGTTTACATCCAGGGTGGGGGGTGTTCTGGTTTCCAGTACGGCTTTGAGTTTGACGAAAATCGCGCTGATGATGATTTAGCGTTGGAGACAGATGGTGTTGTGTTATTGGTTGATCCACTCAGTCTGCAGTATCTGTTAGGTGCAGAGGTCGACTACACTGAGAGCCTCACTGGTGCTAAGTTTGTGATTCGAAATCCCAATGCTAAGACTACCTGTGGTTGTGGCAGTAGTTTCAGTGTTTGA
- a CDS encoding TerC family protein encodes MQTIGNPWLWSGFAIVVIAALLVDLILMRHGGPHKVTFKEAAWWSIGWVLLALLFNVGLWWYLQSTADPSIANRVSIEFLTGYLVEKSLAVDNIFVFLMLMSYFAVPEEQRQRVLIIGVLGALILRGLMIFAGSLLLTKFHWLLYVFGVFLLLTGVKMWFSAGKEPELETNPILRWMRNHLRLSPDYAGNALSVVRDGKRWFTPFFVVLILIAVIDVIFAVDSIPAIFAITTDPFIVLTSNVFAVLGLRAMFFLLAGMADRFHLLPYGLAVILIFIGIKMVIIDLYKIPVLVSLGMVIAILAITIALSLMNPPKQMGKH; translated from the coding sequence ATGCAAACCATTGGCAATCCCTGGTTGTGGAGCGGATTCGCAATCGTGGTGATAGCAGCTCTGTTGGTCGATCTGATCCTGATGCGCCACGGCGGACCACATAAAGTCACGTTTAAGGAAGCCGCCTGGTGGAGCATCGGTTGGGTGCTCCTCGCACTGCTGTTCAATGTCGGACTATGGTGGTACTTGCAAAGCACCGCTGATCCAAGCATCGCCAACCGAGTCAGCATTGAGTTCCTCACCGGCTACTTAGTCGAAAAGTCATTAGCAGTGGACAATATTTTCGTGTTTTTGATGCTGATGAGCTACTTCGCTGTTCCAGAGGAACAACGTCAACGTGTGCTGATCATCGGTGTACTCGGCGCGCTCATACTGCGTGGATTGATGATTTTCGCTGGCTCACTGCTACTGACCAAATTCCACTGGTTGTTGTACGTGTTCGGCGTATTTCTGCTGCTGACCGGGGTGAAAATGTGGTTTTCCGCTGGTAAAGAACCGGAGCTGGAAACTAACCCCATACTGCGCTGGATGCGCAATCACCTGCGCCTGAGTCCTGATTATGCAGGCAATGCGCTAAGCGTGGTCCGTGACGGTAAACGCTGGTTCACTCCATTTTTCGTGGTCCTGATACTAATCGCAGTGATTGATGTGATCTTTGCAGTTGACAGTATTCCGGCCATCTTCGCGATCACGACAGATCCATTCATTGTGCTCACCTCCAACGTGTTCGCAGTGCTGGGCCTGCGTGCCATGTTCTTCCTATTGGCCGGGATGGCCGATCGCTTCCACCTGTTACCGTACGGGCTAGCAGTGATCCTAATCTTTATCGGCATCAAGATGGTCATCATCGACCTGTACAAGATTCCAGTACTAGTCTCACTTGGGATGGTCATCGCCATCCTAGCCATCACTATCGCACTTAGCTTGATGAACCCACCAAAGCAGATGGGAAAACACTGA
- a CDS encoding class I SAM-dependent rRNA methyltransferase gives MSRDLPVIRLKNAWRSSHPWLFQKLLEKPSVRLKPGTIVDVVGVDGEWVGRGFYNGHSRIAVRILETRQDVVVDEAWFVRRIAEAVGLRREVLKLDAVSDAWRVVHSEGDGLSGLVVDRYGDLLVVQFFAAGMFRHREWIYTALRQQFPGARFHSFADEHVQKQESFDFHSTIDTESAVITEHGVKFLVDPMGAHKTGFFADQRENRQWLSQGVAGKTVLDLCCNTGGFAVYAALRGAADVVGVDIDQDVIQIAKANAKLNSVRPKFLQTDIFPYLRDAAVRGDQYDVVILDPAKMTRDRDQIINALKKYLDMNKLALGVVKKGGLFATFSCTGLISEEQFLEMLRRAAFYSGRTIQILKVAGAGPDHPFMAHVQESRYLKATFCRVLD, from the coding sequence ATGTCTAGAGATCTCCCTGTTATCCGTCTTAAGAATGCTTGGCGTTCTAGCCACCCATGGCTGTTCCAAAAGCTCCTGGAAAAACCTTCCGTCCGTCTGAAACCAGGCACTATTGTCGACGTCGTCGGCGTCGATGGAGAATGGGTTGGCCGTGGTTTCTACAATGGCCATTCGCGTATTGCGGTGCGCATTTTGGAAACCCGCCAAGATGTGGTGGTGGATGAAGCGTGGTTCGTGCGTAGGATTGCCGAAGCTGTTGGTTTACGCCGCGAGGTACTGAAGTTGGATGCAGTGTCTGATGCTTGGCGCGTGGTACACAGCGAGGGTGACGGCCTGTCCGGTTTAGTGGTGGACCGTTACGGTGACTTACTGGTCGTGCAATTCTTCGCTGCAGGTATGTTCCGTCATCGAGAGTGGATCTACACCGCGTTACGCCAGCAGTTCCCAGGCGCTCGCTTCCACAGCTTCGCTGACGAACATGTTCAGAAGCAGGAGAGCTTCGACTTTCACAGCACGATTGATACTGAATCGGCGGTGATCACCGAGCATGGTGTCAAGTTTCTTGTTGACCCGATGGGTGCACATAAGACCGGCTTCTTTGCCGATCAGCGCGAGAACCGCCAGTGGTTGAGCCAAGGTGTTGCAGGCAAGACCGTCTTGGACCTGTGCTGCAATACCGGAGGATTTGCGGTCTATGCTGCTTTACGCGGTGCGGCGGATGTAGTGGGTGTGGACATTGACCAAGATGTCATTCAGATCGCCAAAGCCAATGCAAAGCTTAACAGCGTCCGCCCCAAATTCTTGCAGACCGACATCTTTCCGTATCTGCGTGATGCCGCCGTACGTGGTGACCAGTACGACGTGGTGATCCTCGACCCTGCCAAAATGACCCGCGACCGTGATCAGATCATCAACGCCCTGAAGAAATATCTAGACATGAATAAGCTGGCCTTGGGCGTAGTCAAAAAGGGAGGCTTGTTTGCCACCTTTTCTTGTACTGGCTTGATTAGCGAAGAGCAGTTCCTAGAGATGCTGCGTCGCGCGGCATTCTATTCCGGCCGTACCATCCAAATTCTCAAAGTGGCTGGCGCTGGTCCTGATCATCCGTTCATGGCGCATGTACAAGAATCGCGTTACCTCAAAGCGACGTTTTGCCGCGTCCTGGATTGA
- a CDS encoding amino acid permease, with amino-acid sequence MPSFLKRKSIDLITVHEEGRRLVPTLSWPHLIAFGIGAIVGTGIYTLIGVGAEKAGPAVLLSFVIAGVICACAALAYAEMATMMPVAGSTYTYSYVALGEGIAWIVGWSLILEYSLVVSTVAVGWSGYMTGFLKSVGVDMPLALTAGPYAGGIINLPAAVITCVVAGLLIVGTKESTTLNAVLVVVKIIALSVFVVIALPHFDMAHLKPFMPYGFIKSIDTGGVERGVMAAAAIIFFAFYGFDAISTAAEETKNPSRDLSIGIIGSMIGCTLIYVLVALAAIGAMHYTVFGPSTEPLALILRQLDQGNTARLIGAAAIIALPTVLLAFLYGQSRILFVMSRDGLLPRGLSTVNARTGTPIATTLFTAVLVATAAGLVPLGEIAALANAGTLTAFIAVALCLLVLRVREPQRVRAFRTPLAWVVGPIAIAGCLYLFWSLPKMTQYLFLLWNALGLCVYLVYGRHTSLLSKAVSIDTPR; translated from the coding sequence TTGCCATCGTTTCTAAAGCGCAAGTCCATTGATCTAATCACCGTGCATGAAGAAGGACGACGCCTGGTCCCTACACTGAGCTGGCCACATCTGATCGCATTTGGGATTGGTGCAATCGTTGGCACTGGGATCTACACCTTAATCGGGGTCGGGGCAGAAAAAGCGGGGCCAGCAGTCCTCCTCTCATTCGTCATCGCTGGGGTCATCTGTGCCTGCGCAGCGCTGGCATATGCCGAGATGGCGACAATGATGCCAGTGGCAGGCAGCACTTATACGTACAGCTATGTGGCCCTCGGTGAGGGGATTGCCTGGATCGTGGGGTGGAGTCTCATCTTAGAGTACTCACTGGTGGTCAGCACTGTTGCGGTGGGATGGTCCGGGTACATGACTGGGTTTCTCAAGAGCGTAGGGGTCGATATGCCGCTGGCGCTCACCGCCGGACCGTATGCTGGCGGGATAATCAATCTTCCAGCGGCAGTGATCACCTGCGTTGTGGCTGGACTGCTGATCGTCGGCACAAAAGAAAGCACCACACTCAACGCGGTTCTGGTGGTGGTTAAGATCATTGCGCTCTCTGTGTTCGTCGTGATCGCGCTACCACATTTTGATATGGCTCATCTGAAACCATTCATGCCCTATGGGTTTATCAAGTCAATCGACACCGGAGGTGTGGAACGCGGGGTGATGGCCGCTGCAGCAATCATTTTTTTTGCTTTCTATGGTTTCGATGCAATCTCCACCGCAGCCGAGGAAACTAAGAATCCAAGCCGCGATCTGTCCATCGGCATCATCGGTTCTATGATCGGATGCACCTTAATTTACGTATTAGTGGCACTAGCTGCGATCGGTGCAATGCACTACACCGTGTTCGGTCCCAGTACTGAACCGCTGGCGCTGATTCTGCGGCAACTTGACCAAGGCAACACCGCCAGGCTCATCGGAGCAGCTGCGATTATCGCGCTACCCACTGTACTGTTAGCCTTTTTATATGGACAAAGCCGCATTTTGTTCGTGATGTCTCGGGATGGGCTGCTGCCACGTGGATTGTCGACGGTGAATGCACGCACAGGAACACCGATCGCCACGACACTGTTCACCGCAGTTCTCGTCGCAACGGCAGCAGGGTTGGTGCCATTGGGCGAGATTGCCGCGCTGGCTAATGCTGGCACGCTGACTGCGTTCATCGCAGTAGCTTTATGCCTGCTGGTACTGCGGGTACGTGAACCACAGCGCGTGCGTGCATTCCGTACACCACTGGCTTGGGTCGTCGGGCCAATCGCAATTGCTGGTTGTTTGTATCTGTTCTGGAGTCTACCAAAGATGACACAATACCTTTTTCTGCTGTGGAACGCACTGGGATTGTGTGTGTATCTGGTCTATGGGCGCCACACCAGCCTGCTATCAAAGGCGGTAAGCATCGACACGCCAAGATAA
- a CDS encoding ABC transporter permease yields the protein MAFLSQNRPVHPAVASLVRAQLPNVYDLVALALILLLGIALLHGAEGASAPLSALPVEAVSLDPTHLPEYGLRTTLRMFAAMTASLLFTFVVATLAAKSQRAERLIVPALDVLQSVPVLGFLTFTVTFFLGLFPGSQLGAECASVFALFTSQAWNMAFSFYQSLRTVPRDLQEVSRGFGFSAWLRFWRLEVPFAMPGLIWNMMMSMSGGWFFVVASEAITVGDTTVTLPGIGSYLALAIAHQQFGAVAWAVAAMALLILLYDQLLFRPIVVWADKFRVELTAGRQIPRSWVYDLICRTRLLKRLVAPLTRLWQRVLILRWTKRNRVTVLPVSPRAGSVRGDRLWRVVLFAVAAACIYFVFNSLWQTLDVEDLTAALGGALATLLRVVVLIALASLIWVPIGVWIGLRPVLAQRVQPLVQFLAAFPANVLFPFAVVAIVSTGANPNIWLSPLMVLGTQWYILFNVIAGASAFPTDLKEAAQVYRLRSWTWWRRVMLPGIFPYYLTGALTASGGSWNASIVAELVSWGHQHLQAYGLGSYIASATEAGDYPRVLLGVVVMSLFVTVFNRTLWRRLFVFAERRLRLD from the coding sequence ATGGCGTTCCTTTCTCAAAACCGCCCTGTCCATCCTGCCGTAGCCTCGTTGGTGCGAGCGCAATTACCTAACGTCTATGATTTAGTGGCGTTGGCGTTGATATTGCTCCTAGGGATTGCCTTGTTGCATGGTGCCGAAGGCGCAAGCGCGCCGTTGAGCGCGTTGCCGGTGGAAGCTGTGTCGTTGGATCCAACACACCTGCCTGAGTATGGGTTGCGTACCACCTTGCGGATGTTTGCGGCGATGACGGCCTCACTGCTGTTTACCTTCGTGGTTGCCACGTTGGCTGCCAAGAGTCAGCGTGCTGAACGACTGATTGTTCCAGCCTTGGATGTCTTGCAGTCGGTGCCGGTCCTAGGGTTCCTGACATTTACTGTGACGTTCTTTCTCGGACTGTTCCCGGGTAGCCAACTGGGTGCCGAATGTGCCTCGGTATTCGCATTATTTACCAGTCAGGCATGGAACATGGCGTTCTCGTTCTACCAGTCATTACGTACTGTGCCACGCGATTTGCAAGAAGTCAGTCGTGGCTTTGGTTTCTCCGCTTGGTTGCGTTTTTGGCGATTGGAGGTCCCGTTCGCGATGCCTGGACTCATCTGGAACATGATGATGTCCATGTCAGGGGGATGGTTCTTCGTGGTGGCCTCCGAAGCGATTACGGTTGGTGATACCACAGTGACGCTTCCTGGTATTGGTTCCTACTTGGCGTTGGCGATCGCACATCAGCAGTTTGGTGCAGTTGCCTGGGCGGTGGCTGCGATGGCATTGCTCATCTTGCTTTACGACCAGCTGCTGTTCCGCCCGATTGTGGTTTGGGCCGATAAGTTCCGGGTTGAGCTGACGGCTGGTCGTCAGATACCCAGATCCTGGGTTTACGATCTGATTTGCCGTACCAGACTGCTAAAGCGCTTAGTTGCACCTCTCACTCGGCTTTGGCAGCGAGTGCTTATCCTACGTTGGACCAAGCGCAATAGAGTGACAGTGCTGCCTGTGTCGCCCCGGGCGGGTAGCGTGCGTGGAGATCGATTATGGCGGGTGGTTTTGTTTGCTGTGGCTGCCGCTTGCATCTATTTTGTGTTCAATAGCCTATGGCAGACACTGGACGTAGAAGATCTTACAGCTGCATTGGGTGGCGCTTTGGCGACATTACTCAGGGTGGTCGTATTGATTGCCTTGGCCTCGCTGATTTGGGTACCGATTGGAGTGTGGATTGGATTGCGTCCGGTGCTCGCACAGCGGGTCCAGCCCTTGGTACAGTTTTTGGCTGCCTTCCCCGCTAACGTACTATTCCCGTTTGCGGTGGTCGCGATTGTGAGCACGGGTGCGAATCCGAATATTTGGTTGTCGCCACTCATGGTGCTGGGTACCCAGTGGTACATCCTGTTCAACGTGATTGCTGGAGCGAGCGCGTTTCCGACTGACCTGAAAGAGGCGGCCCAGGTGTATCGCTTGCGTTCGTGGACCTGGTGGCGCCGGGTGATGTTACCTGGGATCTTCCCCTATTATCTGACCGGCGCGTTGACGGCTTCAGGTGGCTCTTGGAACGCCAGTATCGTTGCCGAACTGGTCAGTTGGGGACACCAGCATCTGCAAGCCTATGGCCTGGGGTCTTATATCGCCAGTGCGACGGAGGCCGGTGACTACCCCCGCGTACTCCTTGGAGTGGTGGTGATGTCGCTGTTTGTCACCGTGTTTAACCGTACCTTGTGGCGTCGCTTATTTGTCTTTGCTGAGCGCCGTTTACGTTTGGATTGA
- a CDS encoding AAA-associated domain-containing protein: MNLSDVSQKSPLVSVRGVCKTYDKGAAASLVVLEDVDLSLYSGEIVGLLGRSGSGKSTLLRAIAGLLQPTMGEIAYRDGGPDGLAMVFQSFALFPWLTVQQNVEVGLEARGVLPEERRRRALAAIDLIGMDGYENAYPKELSGGMRQRVGLARALVVHPKLLLMDEPFSALDVLTAETLRTDLLDLWSEGRMPIESILMVTHNIEEAVLMCDRIMIFGSNPGRVIGEIAVALPQPRNRLDPAFRVLVEDIYARMTVRSLAPAREGNFPGTGIGMVLPQVSSNLLAGLLETVAAEPYNGQADLPPLAASLQLEIDDLFPIAETLQLLRLAELESGDLRLTVVGQRFVDGDTDERKRLFCQQLATYVPLAVHIRRVLDDRVSHQAPLSRFSDELEDYMSEASAAQTLKAVISWSRYAEYFAYDEQAGLLTLENPS; this comes from the coding sequence ATGAACCTGTCCGATGTCTCTCAGAAAAGCCCCTTGGTGAGCGTGCGAGGGGTTTGTAAGACTTACGACAAAGGAGCTGCCGCCTCGTTGGTGGTCTTAGAGGATGTCGACCTGAGCTTATATTCGGGGGAAATTGTCGGTTTACTCGGACGATCAGGTTCAGGTAAATCCACCTTGTTACGCGCCATTGCAGGGCTGTTGCAGCCTACGATGGGTGAAATTGCCTACCGTGATGGTGGACCGGATGGGTTGGCGATGGTGTTTCAGAGTTTTGCGTTGTTTCCGTGGTTGACCGTACAGCAGAACGTGGAAGTTGGTCTTGAGGCACGGGGTGTGCTGCCGGAGGAGCGGCGGCGGCGAGCTTTGGCGGCAATTGACTTGATTGGTATGGATGGTTACGAAAACGCCTATCCAAAGGAGTTATCCGGTGGCATGCGTCAGCGCGTGGGCTTGGCACGTGCATTGGTGGTCCATCCTAAGTTGTTATTGATGGACGAACCGTTCTCGGCGTTGGATGTGCTGACCGCCGAAACGTTGCGCACAGATTTACTCGACCTGTGGAGCGAGGGACGGATGCCAATTGAGTCGATCCTCATGGTGACCCATAACATTGAGGAGGCGGTGTTGATGTGTGACCGCATTATGATCTTCGGTTCCAATCCTGGGAGAGTGATCGGTGAGATTGCGGTGGCGTTGCCACAACCACGTAACCGCTTGGATCCGGCGTTCCGTGTTCTGGTGGAGGACATCTATGCGCGCATGACGGTACGTTCGTTAGCGCCTGCGCGTGAAGGCAATTTCCCGGGGACCGGTATCGGTATGGTCTTACCCCAAGTTTCGTCGAACTTGTTAGCCGGCTTACTCGAAACAGTCGCGGCTGAACCCTATAACGGTCAAGCCGACTTGCCGCCACTGGCGGCTAGTCTGCAATTGGAAATCGATGATTTATTTCCGATTGCTGAGACCTTGCAATTGCTGCGTTTGGCTGAACTTGAATCGGGAGATCTGCGTCTGACGGTGGTTGGGCAACGTTTTGTCGATGGTGATACCGACGAGCGTAAACGGTTGTTCTGTCAGCAGTTGGCGACGTATGTCCCGCTCGCTGTTCACATCCGCCGTGTCCTTGATGACCGCGTGAGTCATCAAGCACCGTTGAGCCGTTTTAGCGATGAGTTAGAGGATTACATGTCCGAAGCTAGCGCCGCACAGACGCTCAAGGCCGTGATCAGCTGGTCGCGTTATGCCGAATACTTTGCTTACGATGAGCAAGCCGGGTTGCTTACCCTGGAAAATCCGAGTTGA
- the rmuC gene encoding DNA recombination protein RmuC: MQPDFLILGCLLCIVLVLQILALLRRSDHTALDHVLREEHRVGRAELREQLETLERQQEVRLASFARSLTDLVARIDQRLDQLTASLGEDARKGRQEASEGQQRFADALGQRLTELTQRNAQSINEMRTTLEQQLHVLRADNAQQLEQIRTIVDEKLQTTLNTRLDSSFKLVSERLEQVQRGLGEMQQLATGVGDLKRVLTHVKSRGTWGEVQLDNILDQTLTQEQYARGVRVCPDASEIVDFAVRLPGRGQYEAPVWLPIDVKCPKEDYERLLDAQEQADQELVRTMGVQLERAIKIQAKSIRDKYIVPPHTTDFAVMFLPTEGLYAETIRRPGLADVLQREYRVVVAGPTTVTALLNSLQMGFRTLAIEQRSSEVWSLLGAVKSEFGKFAGILEKAEKQINTVGKSLGEAGRKTRTIERRLRGVESLSQEQTQVLLDGLDVDTAESDVDSDASF; the protein is encoded by the coding sequence ATGCAACCTGATTTTCTGATTCTTGGATGTCTTCTTTGTATTGTCCTGGTTCTGCAGATTCTTGCTTTACTGCGGAGATCCGACCATACCGCGCTCGATCATGTATTGCGGGAGGAACACCGTGTTGGCCGTGCCGAATTGCGTGAGCAGCTTGAGACCCTGGAGCGGCAACAGGAAGTGCGTCTGGCAAGTTTTGCACGCTCCCTCACCGATCTGGTTGCTCGTATTGATCAACGTTTGGATCAGCTGACTGCCTCACTGGGCGAAGACGCGCGGAAGGGACGTCAAGAAGCAAGTGAAGGGCAACAACGTTTCGCAGATGCCCTTGGACAGCGCCTGACGGAGCTGACACAGCGTAACGCCCAGTCCATCAATGAGATGCGTACCACTTTGGAGCAGCAACTACATGTGCTGCGAGCCGACAATGCGCAACAGCTCGAGCAGATACGTACGATCGTTGATGAGAAGCTTCAAACGACCCTGAATACCCGTCTGGATTCATCCTTTAAATTGGTTTCCGAGCGTCTAGAACAGGTACAGCGTGGTCTTGGCGAGATGCAACAATTGGCAACTGGCGTGGGTGATCTCAAGCGTGTCTTGACGCATGTGAAGAGCCGCGGTACTTGGGGGGAGGTCCAACTGGATAACATTCTCGACCAAACGCTCACTCAGGAGCAGTACGCGCGTGGTGTGCGTGTTTGCCCGGATGCCAGCGAAATTGTCGATTTTGCAGTGCGCTTGCCTGGGCGTGGTCAATACGAAGCCCCTGTATGGTTGCCGATCGACGTGAAATGCCCGAAGGAAGATTATGAACGTTTGCTTGATGCTCAGGAGCAAGCAGACCAAGAGTTGGTGCGTACGATGGGGGTGCAATTGGAGCGTGCGATTAAAATCCAAGCCAAGTCGATTCGTGACAAGTACATCGTTCCACCGCATACCACGGATTTCGCCGTGATGTTCCTGCCGACCGAGGGCCTGTATGCCGAAACGATCCGCCGTCCTGGTTTGGCCGATGTGTTACAGCGTGAGTATCGCGTTGTGGTGGCGGGCCCGACCACGGTAACGGCGCTGCTCAATAGCTTGCAAATGGGGTTTCGTACATTGGCGATCGAGCAGCGTTCCAGTGAGGTGTGGAGCTTACTGGGAGCGGTGAAAAGCGAGTTCGGAAAATTTGCCGGTATCCTTGAAAAAGCAGAAAAACAGATCAACACCGTCGGCAAGAGCCTCGGTGAGGCTGGCCGTAAAACCCGTACCATTGAGCGCCGCCTGAGAGGCGTGGAGTCATTGTCACAAGAGCAGACGCAAGTGCTATTGGATGGCTTGGATGTGGATACAGCTGAAAGTGACGTCGACTCGGATGCTTCGTTCTGA
- a CDS encoding MlaA family lipoprotein yields the protein MPTAAADNNTADNTPTQAEDDYAALYGAISPSVGHSDTNIPRPNDTHTTYDPWERYNRAMHQFNVVIDHNLARPLANAYVHVVPKKAQVGVTNFFNNLSSPLTMVNQVLQNHPVYALQTLGRFLLNSTLGLGGLLDPASAAKIPRRTENFGQTLALWGWYNSRYFELPLFGPRTVRDTFGLAGDLPLSLLRQIDNNTWRYGLQGLQLVDTRARLLSFDNIRDGAVDDYALTRDAWLQRRNYQIQNALRKNNQDTNDNSELPDYLREEHDSTTVPVDAMPIPRLSR from the coding sequence ATGCCGACAGCAGCAGCAGATAACAACACCGCAGACAATACTCCGACCCAAGCGGAAGATGACTACGCTGCGCTTTACGGAGCCATTTCGCCGTCTGTTGGTCATTCCGATACAAACATACCCAGGCCAAACGACACTCACACCACCTACGATCCTTGGGAACGCTACAACCGTGCAATGCACCAATTCAACGTCGTTATAGACCACAATCTCGCGCGGCCACTGGCTAACGCGTATGTACATGTCGTGCCAAAGAAGGCGCAAGTGGGTGTGACCAATTTTTTCAATAACCTTAGCTCACCGCTGACAATGGTCAACCAAGTGCTGCAAAACCACCCAGTCTATGCATTACAGACGCTGGGCCGGTTTCTGCTGAATTCCACGCTAGGGCTGGGCGGTCTCCTTGATCCAGCCAGCGCAGCGAAAATTCCGCGCCGCACCGAAAATTTTGGGCAGACTTTGGCACTTTGGGGCTGGTACAACTCACGCTACTTCGAACTTCCCCTGTTTGGGCCACGCACAGTGCGCGACACCTTTGGCTTGGCAGGGGATCTTCCGCTGTCCCTATTACGGCAAATCGATAACAACACATGGCGTTACGGTCTACAGGGTCTGCAATTGGTTGACACCCGCGCTCGGCTGTTATCGTTTGACAACATACGCGACGGCGCTGTAGACGATTACGCGCTCACACGGGACGCTTGGTTACAACGCCGCAATTACCAAATCCAAAATGCACTGCGCAAGAACAATCAGGACACGAATGACAATAGTGAGCTGCCCGACTACCTACGTGAAGAACATGACTCCACCACGGTACCGGTAGATGCAATGCCAATCCCGCGCTTGAGTCGCTGA
- a CDS encoding STAS domain-containing protein: MGSETKLHRDGNSLVLSGPLNRDAAIGLWSEIQAQSKSNGVSQLNLAGIKQLDSTGVALLAEVMERIRVQGGSVPTIVAPPAGLKELLAAYRMSSDLQFQP, encoded by the coding sequence ATGGGAAGTGAGACTAAGCTACATCGCGACGGTAACTCACTGGTGTTAAGCGGCCCTCTTAATCGCGATGCAGCCATCGGATTATGGTCTGAAATCCAAGCGCAAAGTAAAAGTAATGGCGTATCCCAACTTAATCTGGCAGGCATCAAACAGTTAGACAGCACCGGTGTTGCGCTGCTTGCCGAAGTAATGGAACGTATCCGTGTCCAGGGGGGCAGCGTGCCAACAATTGTTGCCCCTCCCGCCGGTCTGAAGGAGCTGCTCGCGGCCTATAGAATGTCCTCTGACCTGCAATTCCAGCCCTGA